GCGCGCGACGTCGCGGTTCTCGGTGAAGCAGTGCATCACGCCGGCCTCGGCGCCGGCCTCGCGCATGATGCGCAAGGTGTCTTCGGCCGATTCGCGCGTGTGGATGATCAGCGGCAGACCGGTCGCGCGGCTGGCGCGGATGTGGGTGCGGAACCGCTCGTGCTGCCACGCGAGGTCGCCCTTGCACCAGTGGTAGTCGAGCCCGGTCTCGCCGATGCCGACCACCTTGGGGTGACCAGCGTGCGCGACGAGCTCGGCCTCGGAGAATTCCTCGGCGTCCTGGTCGTCCGGGTGCACGCCTACGGTCGCGTATAAACGGTCGTGAGCCTCGGCCAACCCTAGCACCTGCGGGAAGGCCGGCACGCTGACGCCGATCACCAGCGCGTGGCTGACGGCGTTCTCGTCCATCCTCGCGAACACCTCGGGCAGGCGCGCGACGAGGTCGGGGAAGTTCAGGTGGCAGTGCGAATCGACGAACATGGTTTTCTACAGACCGCGCGCGGTCTTCCTTACATCGTGTGGGTGGGACGGCTCGACTTGAGCACGCCCGACAACAACTCTTCGATCGTCTTGCGCGCCTGCTGCCCGGCATCGCCTTCGCCGAACTCGACGCCGACGCCCTGCGTGCGGTTGTTGTTGGCCCCCGCGGGGGTGATCCACGCGACCTTGCCCTGCACCGCGATCTTGTCGGGGCGGTCCATCAGCGTCAGCAACAGGAAGACCTCGTCGCCGAGCTGGTAGTCGCGGCCGGTCGGGATGAACACGCCGCCGTTCTTCAGGAAGGGCATGTAGGCGGCGTACAGCGCGCTGCGTTCCTTGATGTGCAGCGACATCACGCCGGGACGCGGCGTGGAAACGACGGCTTCGCCGTCTTCTGGGCGGAGGTTGGAGTTCTCCATCGGCGTATTCCTATCGTGCCGCGCGCGGCGCGGCGAAGCAATTCAGATAATCGGTGAGCACGGCCTCGAGCTGCAGGCGCACGTTCAGCGTGTGTTCGGCGAAAGGCGCGAGCGCGATAAGCGCATCGTAGCAGCGCATCAGCGCCGCGGGTTCGGCGCGCGCGGCGAGCTTTTCGAGTTCCGCGCGCCAATCCGGATGATACCGGATGACATTGGCAAGCCTCAAACCGGCCAGGTCGCCGACCCACTGCATCAGCCAGCCAAGCGCGGTGCCGAGCGGCAGCTTGTCCTTGTCGACGCTCTCGGCCAGCGACAGCATGCCGGCGAGCGTCGGCTTGGACAGCGCGGCGAGAAACTTGCGCCGCGCGTCGACGTGCGCCGCGTCGTGGTCGAACAGCGGCACGCCGCCGTGGTGGGCGAGTTCGGCTTCCGGCTCGGCGACGCCCTCCTGCGCGAGATGCGCGAGCGCTTCGTCGTGGCTCGGGCGCGTCAAAACGTACGGCCGGCAGCGGCTCTTGATCGTCGGCAGCAGCCTCTCGCGGTGGTGGCTGACCAAGAGGAACAGCACGCCGTGAGGCGGCTCCTCGAGGATCTTCAACAGCGCGTTGGCGGCGGCCGGGTTCATCGCCTCGGCCGGCTCGACCAGCACCACGCGGCGGCCCGAACGGTGCGCGGTCAGCTGCGCGAATTCGATCACGTCGCGCACCGCCTCGATCTTGATCTGCGCGAGGCGGCGCACGCTCTTGCCTTCCTTCACGGCGTCTTCGCCGTCGTCGGGGCTCAGCGTGCGGTAGTCGGGATGGTGGCCGGCGGCGAACCAGCGGCACGCCTCGCAGACGCCGCAGGCGCTCTCGTCTTCCAGCGGCGACTCGCACAGCATCGCGCGCGCCAGTTCCTCGGCGAAGGCGCGCTTGCCGATGCCGGCCGGGCCGGCGAACAGCCACGCGTTAGGCAGCCGGGAGAATTCGCCGCGGATGCGCTGCCAGTCGGCCGCTTGCCAGGCGTAACGCATCAGCGCACCGCTTCCGGCAAGAGCTCGGCCAACCTCGCCTGCACCGCGGCGCGCACCACGTCGGGCGGCTGGCTGGCGTCGAACACGGCGAAGCGCACAGGTTCTCCCGCGGCGCGCGCGAGATAGGCCTGGCGCACGCGTTCGTGGAAGTCGCGCGCCTCGCGCTCGAAGCGGTCGAATTCGCGGCTTAAGGCCATGCGCGCCGCGGCGATCTCGGTCGACAGGTCGAACAGCAGCGTCAGGTCGGGCGACAGCCCCTGCTGTACCCAGGATTCCAATATCGCGATGCGCTCGAGGCGCACGCCGCGCCCGCCGCCCTGGTAGGCGAAGGTCGCGTCGGTGAAGCGGTCGCACACCACCCAGCGGCCGGCGTCCAGCGCCGGGCGGATCACGCAGTTTATGTGTTCCTGGCGCGCGGCGAACATCAGCAGCGTCTCGGTGTCGAGGCCGACCTCGGTGTCGGGCGACAACAAGAGTTCGCGCAGTTTCTCCCCCAAGGGGGTGCCGCCCGGCTCGCGCGTGAACAGTGCGTCGATCTCGTGCTCGGCCAGCCAGTCGCGCACCGCGGCCAGCTGGGTGCTCTTGCCGGCGCCGTCCAGGCCCTCGAGCGTGATGAAACGTCCGGCCATTACTGCCCTTTCTTCAGGATGAACTGCCGAACCGCCGCGTTGTGCTCGGCCAGCGACTCGGAGAAGTGCGTGCTGCCGTCGCCGCGCGCGACGAAGTAGAGCGCGCGCGTTTCGGCCGGGCTCGCGGCGGCCTCAAGCGCGGCGCGGCCCGGCAGCGCGATCGGCGTCGGCGGCAGGCCGGCGCGCGTGTAGGTGTTATACGGCGTGTCGCGCCTCAGGTCGCCCTTGCGGATGTTGCCGTTAAAGCGCCCGCCCATGCCGTAGATCACCGACGGGTCGGTCTGCAGCCGCATGCCGATCTTCAGCCGGTTGGCGAACACCGCCGACACCATGGTGCGATCCTCCTCGCGCGAGGTTTCCTTCTCGATCAGGCTGGCCATGATCAACAGCTCGTACGGGTTCGCGTACGGCAGGTCGACCGAGCGGTTCTCCCACACGCCGGCCAGATGCTGCTGCATCGTGCGGTAGGCGCGGCGGTAGACGTCGAGCTCGCTCGAACCGGGCACGAAGAAATAGGTGCTCGGGAAGAACAGGCCTTCGGCGTAGTCCTCGGGCGCGCCTAGCGTCGCCAGCAATTGCCTGTCGCTCCAGCCGGCGGTGTCGTGCGCGAGGTCCGAATCGCGCGCCACCGCCTGGCGGAACTGCGCGAAGCTCCAGCCCTCGATCACGGTCAGGCTTGCCTGGTCGGGACTGCCCTCGGCCAACCTCTTGAGCACCTCCCACATCGCGACCGGCGCGGAGAACTCATACAGCCCCGGCTTGACCTTACGGTCGACGCCGGTGATGCGCGACAGCGCGATCATCACCCAGCGGTTGCGGATCACGCCCTCGGCCTCGAGCGAGCGCGCGACCTGGCTGAGGGTGCGGTTGCCGCCGACGGCGACGCTGTACGGCGTGGAGGGCAGGCTGACCGGTACCGCGACCACCCACGCGAGCCACAGGGCGGCCACGGCGATCACGATGGCGAGGGAGCGAACGATGAATTTCTGCATGGAATCGGCGTCTGGAGGTATCGCCGCGATGATAGCATTTGGCGGCCTTCAAGGGAGGGGCGGCGCCCTCCCCCGCGCCGGCTTTCAGGCGGCGCCCGCCGGTTCGCGCACGACGCCGAAACGCTCGGCCAACGTGGTCGCGTCCGCGTAGGCGAGCGGTATCGAGCCGGCCGCGAACCGCACGGCGGCGTCCGGGCGACTCGCCGGCCAGCCGTCCCACGCTGCATCGGCAAGCTTCGCACCGTCGGGCGCAACGAGAAGCTCGGCCAACGTGGCGGTGTCGTGGTCGTGCACGCGTGCGAGCCGGCCTTCGAGTTCGGCATAGAACACGCCGTCGTCGCTGAGCCACACGGCGGCCGCTTCGGCGGCGACCCCGTCGGGCAGACGGCGAAAAGTGCCGCTCGCCTCGACGCGCGCGACATAGGGCGTGTCCTCCAGCGTCACGTACGCGCGCTGCGGGCCGTTTTGCACGTAGGCTTCACCGGTCTCGCCGACCTCGTAGTTACGCGAAAAGAAAGCGGCGAGCCCGGCGTGCGTCACGCGTTCGCCAGCTATGCGCCACGCGCCGCGCGCGTCGAGCGCGAGCCAGCCATAGCAGGCCGGCACGTCAGGCCATTTGGCGATCGCCGCCAGCACCATCGCGTCCATCAGGTCTCGATTCCTCGCGTCAGTAAGGCAAGCGAGCGCTTGCGTCATTTATTTGTAGCCTTGCCGGACAGGCCGATCATCCCCACCCGGCGGCCTCAGCGTCGGAACGCTTCCGCTTGTGGCCTGGCTGTCCCGCGCGAGCGTCTTCCGGCTCGACCCCACGCGCCGGCCCCCCGCCGCGTCACCATTGCGTCACGCTGGCGCGCATATTGTTGCCGTTCTGCACCACGGAAACCTTGCCCTGCACGCCGGCCTGGCTGATGGTGACCTGGTTGCCGTGGCCAACTTGCTGGACGTAAGCCAGGTTGTACGCGCCGCTTTGCGTGATCGTGCCGATATTGCCGTTCCCGTACTGCGACACGGCGGCCTGGTTGGCGTAACCGGCCTGCTGGACGAGCAGCTGGTTTTCAAGCCCCTGCTGCCGGACATGCAGGCGCTGCAAGGCGCCGTGCTGGCTGATGGCCGCCGTATTGCCGTGGCCGTATTGCCCCACGGAAACGCCGCTGCCATCGCCGGCTTGATCCACGTGCAGCTGGTTGGCCGCACCGGCTTGCACGACGCGCACCGTCTGGACAGCGCCGATGCCGTCGTAGTCCGACGCAAGGTCTTCGTGAGCGAACGCCTGGGCGGCGCCGGCGCAGAGCGCCGCGCCGATCAGGCCGCGCAACAACTTAGCTATCGACATTGCTCGGATTTCCTTGGCGGCCCGGGGCCAGCTTCCGCAAGTTTTCGCCGGCGTACTCGTCCGGCGTCAACTGCAATTGGTTGTCGTAAGCCTTGAGGTAGTTCTGCACCAGCGGCGCGTTGAAATCTTCCGGGTTCTTCAGCGCCCACAGACGGTCGCGAATGCCCTGCGTGATCAAGTGCACCAGCGCCGTTTCGATCGCTTCGCGCACGCACAACTGCACCGGCTCGTTTTGCGAGAAACCGACTTCGTATTCGAGCAGGCTCTTGAGCGACACAAAGCGGAAGCCGCCGAAATCCAGTTGTATCGAGTAAATGGTTTTGGTGGTGCTGATGCTTTCCAGCACCTGGCCGGTGCGGATGTCCACCGCGCGCAGGTTGATGGTGACCTGGTCGACCCGGTAGGCGTCGGAGGCGCCCACCCCGAGGTAGCGCACGCCGGCGCCGCCGGTTTTGACATTGCTTTCGTAGCCGACGATGGCGCCTTCGATAATCAGGTGCGCCGGCATCAGCTGCGGCAGCGTTTGCGTCGGCTGCGCGCCGCCGGCCGGGCCTTCCAGCGCGCGGATGATCTTGCGTTCGGTCAGCAGGTTCTGCAGGTTTTCGCGCTCCA
This DNA window, taken from Crenobacter cavernae, encodes the following:
- a CDS encoding TatD family hydrolase, with translation MFVDSHCHLNFPDLVARLPEVFARMDENAVSHALVIGVSVPAFPQVLGLAEAHDRLYATVGVHPDDQDAEEFSEAELVAHAGHPKVVGIGETGLDYHWCKGDLAWQHERFRTHIRASRATGLPLIIHTRESAEDTLRIMREAGAEAGVMHCFTENRDVARAALDLGFYISFSGIVTFKNAVELKEVAKMVPLDRMLIETDSPYLAPVPFRGKTNEPGFVKHVAEHVAELRGLPVEAVAEATTRNFFDLFAKIPRPAGI
- a CDS encoding PilZ domain-containing protein — encoded protein: MENSNLRPEDGEAVVSTPRPGVMSLHIKERSALYAAYMPFLKNGGVFIPTGRDYQLGDEVFLLLTLMDRPDKIAVQGKVAWITPAGANNNRTQGVGVEFGEGDAGQQARKTIEELLSGVLKSSRPTHTM
- the holB gene encoding DNA polymerase III subunit delta' — protein: MRYAWQAADWQRIRGEFSRLPNAWLFAGPAGIGKRAFAEELARAMLCESPLEDESACGVCEACRWFAAGHHPDYRTLSPDDGEDAVKEGKSVRRLAQIKIEAVRDVIEFAQLTAHRSGRRVVLVEPAEAMNPAAANALLKILEEPPHGVLFLLVSHHRERLLPTIKSRCRPYVLTRPSHDEALAHLAQEGVAEPEAELAHHGGVPLFDHDAAHVDARRKFLAALSKPTLAGMLSLAESVDKDKLPLGTALGWLMQWVGDLAGLRLANVIRYHPDWRAELEKLAARAEPAALMRCYDALIALAPFAEHTLNVRLQLEAVLTDYLNCFAAPRAAR
- the tmk gene encoding dTMP kinase — translated: MAGRFITLEGLDGAGKSTQLAAVRDWLAEHEIDALFTREPGGTPLGEKLRELLLSPDTEVGLDTETLLMFAARQEHINCVIRPALDAGRWVVCDRFTDATFAYQGGGRGVRLERIAILESWVQQGLSPDLTLLFDLSTEIAAARMALSREFDRFEREARDFHERVRQAYLARAAGEPVRFAVFDASQPPDVVRAAVQARLAELLPEAVR
- the mltG gene encoding endolytic transglycosylase MltG: MQKFIVRSLAIVIAVAALWLAWVVAVPVSLPSTPYSVAVGGNRTLSQVARSLEAEGVIRNRWVMIALSRITGVDRKVKPGLYEFSAPVAMWEVLKRLAEGSPDQASLTVIEGWSFAQFRQAVARDSDLAHDTAGWSDRQLLATLGAPEDYAEGLFFPSTYFFVPGSSELDVYRRAYRTMQQHLAGVWENRSVDLPYANPYELLIMASLIEKETSREEDRTMVSAVFANRLKIGMRLQTDPSVIYGMGGRFNGNIRKGDLRRDTPYNTYTRAGLPPTPIALPGRAALEAAASPAETRALYFVARGDGSTHFSESLAEHNAAVRQFILKKGQ
- a CDS encoding DUF2946 family protein produces the protein MTQALACLTDARNRDLMDAMVLAAIAKWPDVPACYGWLALDARGAWRIAGERVTHAGLAAFFSRNYEVGETGEAYVQNGPQRAYVTLEDTPYVARVEASGTFRRLPDGVAAEAAAVWLSDDGVFYAELEGRLARVHDHDTATLAELLVAPDGAKLADAAWDGWPASRPDAAVRFAAGSIPLAYADATTLAERFGVVREPAGAA
- a CDS encoding curlin-associated protein, whose translation is MSIAKLLRGLIGAALCAGAAQAFAHEDLASDYDGIGAVQTVRVVQAGAANQLHVDQAGDGSGVSVGQYGHGNTAAISQHGALQRLHVRQQGLENQLLVQQAGYANQAAVSQYGNGNIGTITQSGAYNLAYVQQVGHGNQVTISQAGVQGKVSVVQNGNNMRASVTQW
- a CDS encoding CsgG/HfaB family protein, with product MFERFFRVVWLVALGLLVGCASSRPATTRSPATLAPPTQVSSDLTQLPETLGRIPVAIYGFRDQTGQYKPAPDSSFSTSVTQGAAALLIKALRDSRWFIPVERENLQNLLTERKIIRALEGPAGGAQPTQTLPQLMPAHLIIEGAIVGYESNVKTGGAGVRYLGVGASDAYRVDQVTINLRAVDIRTGQVLESISTTKTIYSIQLDFGGFRFVSLKSLLEYEVGFSQNEPVQLCVREAIETALVHLITQGIRDRLWALKNPEDFNAPLVQNYLKAYDNQLQLTPDEYAGENLRKLAPGRQGNPSNVDS